The DNA window cacacacacacacacacagacagacacacagacacacagacacacagacacacagacacacacacacacacacacacacacacacacacacacacacacacagagagacacacagagagacacacacacacacacacacacacacacacacacagacacacagagagacacacacacacacacacacacacacagacacacacacacagagagacacacacagacacacacacacacagacacacacacacagagagacacacacagacacacacacacacagagacacacagagacacacacacacacacacacacacacagacacagacacagacacacacacagacacacacacacacagacacacacacacacacacacagacacacacagacacacacagacacacacagacacacacacacacagagagacacacacacacacacacacagacacagacacacacacacacacacacacacacacacacagacacacacagacacacacacacacacacacacacagacacacacacacacacagacacacacacagacacagacacacacagacacacagacacacacacagagacacacagacacacacacagacacacagacacacacacacacacacacagacacacacacagagacacacacacacacagacacacacacacacacacacacacacacacacagacacacacacagagacacacacacacacagacacacacacacacacacacacacacacacacacagacacacacacacacacacagacacacacacacacacagacacacacacacacacacagacacacacacacacacacacacacacacacacacacacacatcatgttccTTCATGTCTTGACTTTAgttctcttgttttgtttttttcagatctCTCGGAGCAGCAGGACTGGACCTCCAGTCTGGACCTGGACGAGATGAAACCTCCTCACATCAAAGACGAGGAGGTGGACCAGGAGTACGAGGGGGAGGCGGTGGAGCGGGACGACGGGAAGTTCTTGTTATTCCAGAACACCGTTGAAGGAGACGAGGACGATAACGACCACATGACCTCCAACCTGTCCTGTCAGGACGCGGAGGACTGTGAGACGGACCCTCAGCAGGGCACCTCGGTCCCTCAGAGCTCCTCGGACCTCGACGATGAGGACACCTCCGCCGAAGCTTCGGGCGCCGACCCCCCGGGTAACGGTCAGCTGGACTGTTTTGAAGTGGAGCAGCCGCTGGCGGGGGCGCTGGACTCGTACATTTGCTCCATCTGCGGGCAGGCGTTCCCTCAGCGAGGCCTCTGGGCCAAACACGTGCAGGTGCACCGCAAGACGGAGTCCAAGGGGGACAAGTCGTTCACCTGCGACATCTGTGGAAAGAGACTCACCCGCTTCGACGGCTATCAGAAACACCTGAGGATCCACACGGGGGAGAAACCGTACGGCTGCCTCCAGTGTGGCCGAAGATTCAGCGACAACTCCAACTACAAACGACACATACGCACTCACATGGTGCAGAAAAGACAACAgagctgaggggggggggggggggggcaggtacTGAGGGGGCCGAGGGGGTGGACAGGTACTGAGGGTGAtgaggggggggacaggtacTGAGGATCAGGAGGGGGTGGACAGGTACTGAGGATGAtgaggggggggacaggtacTGAGGATCAGGAGggtgatgaggggggggggcaggtacTGAGGATCAGGAGGGTGAtgaggggggggacaggtacTGAGGATCAGGAGGGTGAtgaggggggggacaggtacTGAGGATCAGGAGGGTGAtgaggggggggacaggtacTGAGGACGATGAGGGGGGGGGCAGGTACTGAGGGTGATGAGGGGGGGACAGGTACTGAGGATCAGGAGGGTGAtgaggggggggacaggtactgaggacgatgaggggggggggacaggtactgaggatcaggaggggggggacaggtactgagggtgatgaggggggggacaggtacTGAGGGGGCCGAGGGGGTGGACAGGTACTGAGGGTGAtgaggggggggacaggtacTGAGGATCAGGAGGGGGTGGACAGGTACTGAGGGTGAtgaggggggggacaggtacTGAGGGGGCCGAGGGGGTGGACAGGTACTGAGGGTGAtgaggggggggacaggtactgaggatcaggagggggggggcaggtaCTGAGGGTGAtgaggggggggacaggtacTGAGGATCAGGAGGGTGAtgaggggggggacaggtactgagggtgatgaggggggggacaggtacTGAGGATCAGGAGGGTGAtgaggggggggacaggtactgaggacgatgagggggggggggacaggtactgaggatc is part of the Labrus mixtus chromosome 16, fLabMix1.1, whole genome shotgun sequence genome and encodes:
- the LOC132991103 gene encoding zinc finger and SCAN domain-containing protein 12-like, whose protein sequence is MSKIEMLRLLINQRLTEAAEEIFGVFGRTIAEYEDEISRSRLEIDRQRRLLDLSRKPQISVEFTGTDLSEQQDWTSSLDLDEMKPPHIKDEEVDQEYEGEAVERDDGKFLLFQNTVEGDEDDNDHMTSNLSCQDAEDCETDPQQGTSVPQSSSDLDDEDTSAEASGADPPGNGQLDCFEVEQPLAGALDSYICSICGQAFPQRGLWAKHVQVHRKTESKGDKSFTCDICGKRLTRFDGYQKHLRIHTGEKPYGCLQCGRRFSDNSNYKRHIRTHMVQKRQQS